AGCTGGAACATCGACCCCGACCTCGTCGACGCGGCCTTCGACGCCGGCGCCGTCGGGTACATCGCCAAGGGCGTCGCCGCCCACGAGCTGGTCGCCCTCATCGAGGCGGTGCACCGCGGTGAGCGGGTCCACCCCTCGGCCGGCCAGCACCTCGACGGCGAGGAGTTCGGCCGGTGGCCCGGCCAGGACCACGGCCTGAGCCCCCGCGAGGCCGAGGTCCTGGCCCTGATCTGCCAGGGCCTGAGCAACCAGGAGATCACCGAGCGCGCCTTCCTCGGGCTGAACACGGTGAAGACCTACATCCGCACGCTCTACCGCAAGATCGGCGTCGACAGCCGCACCCGTGCGCTGCTGTGGGGCATCGACCACGGCTTCCGCCCCGACCGCTCCCGCCGACCCGGTCCGCACGCCTGATCCGCGCCCCTGCCATGACCCCCCACTCCCTCGTGTCCCGTCTGCGGGGGTGGCTCGCGAGGCTGCGTGAGCCGACCGTGCAGACCGACCTGCTCCAGGTGGTCAAGGCCAGCCTCGCGACCGTGCTCGCCTGGGTCTTCGCGGCGCGGCTGCTGGGCCTCGAGCAGTCCTTCCTCGCACCGTGGGTGGCGCTGCTGACCGTGCACGCGACCGTCTACCGCTCGGTGCTGCGCGGCGGCCAGTCGGTGGTGGCCACGCTGCTGGGGGTGCTCCTCGCCTACGTGCTCGTCGAGGTGCTCGGGTACGGCGCCCCCGCCCTCGGGCTGGGCGTCTTCGTGGGCCTGCTCGTCGCCAGGTGGCGCTACCTGCGGCTCGAGGGGGTCGCGATCGCGACCACGGCCGTCTTCCTGCTCACCATCGGCGGCACCCAGGAGGAGGCCCTGCTGGTGGACCGGCTCCTGGCCACCCTGGTCGGGGTCGTCAGCGGTGTCCTGGTCAACCTCCTGGTCGTTCCCCCGCTGGACGACCGGGCCGCCGAGGTCCAGCTCGACGTGATCGACCGCCGCCTCGGTGCGCTGCTGCGGCGGATGGCGGCCGAGCTCGACGAGGGCGTCGACGACGACGGGGTGCGCGAGTGGATCGAGGAGACGCGGCGCATCGACGCCGAGGTCGACCGGGCCGAGTGGCTGCTGGACTACTCCCGGGAGTCGCAGTGGTGGAACCCGCGCCGCACCCGCTCGAGCCGGGCCGGCGACCCCGACCAC
This Nocardioides dokdonensis FR1436 DNA region includes the following protein-coding sequences:
- a CDS encoding response regulator transcription factor, producing the protein MSKSPVRIAIVNDYEIVVAGTAAVLAPFEDRVRVVELDSSLPVKADVDVVLYDSFGQAQGSDVDAAALMAGGDARLVIFSWNIDPDLVDAAFDAGAVGYIAKGVAAHELVALIEAVHRGERVHPSAGQHLDGEEFGRWPGQDHGLSPREAEVLALICQGLSNQEITERAFLGLNTVKTYIRTLYRKIGVDSRTRALLWGIDHGFRPDRSRRPGPHA
- a CDS encoding FUSC family protein, with product MTPHSLVSRLRGWLARLREPTVQTDLLQVVKASLATVLAWVFAARLLGLEQSFLAPWVALLTVHATVYRSVLRGGQSVVATLLGVLLAYVLVEVLGYGAPALGLGVFVGLLVARWRYLRLEGVAIATTAVFLLTIGGTQEEALLVDRLLATLVGVVSGVLVNLLVVPPLDDRAAEVQLDVIDRRLGALLRRMAAELDEGVDDDGVREWIEETRRIDAEVDRAEWLLDYSRESQWWNPRRTRSSRAGDPDHGSAVLVRLEEGVAQARAIARTLEESVVRADEWDARFRGPFLALLDRVGRRVGDPDADVEGLREEIDALAHELSAADLPGLRWPLYGSLITSLRHIVTIADDVAAARPSIPT